A window of Ranitomeya variabilis isolate aRanVar5 chromosome 2, aRanVar5.hap1, whole genome shotgun sequence contains these coding sequences:
- the TMEM223 gene encoding transmembrane protein 223 has product MGLLRLLGDVRSFLVHRSRAVLPTRSFQADPVPRDVLLFQHQRPRFFPLLGFFCAAQAGFWAYLAHFGYTSLRDIKPKNDSGEEKDVKGGRNMGSPLWRTVFTAGCLSVGSLVVIAGLLFSRRSVNAVTLHAGGQRVTIATAGVFGLGSSFNIPLRHVSCMAHRSEVPAMIPLKVKGRPLYYLLDKQGQVSNAKLFDLTVGAYRTL; this is encoded by the exons ATGGGTCTCCTGCGGTTGCTAGGAGACGTTCGCTCCTTCTTGGTACACCGATCCCGAGCCGTTCTTCCCACTCGTTCTTTCCAGGCAGACCCGGTGCCCCGAGATGTGCTGCTGTTCCAGCACCAGAGGCCGCGCTTCTTCCCGCTGCTCGGCTTCTTCTGTGCGGCTCAGGCCGGCTTCTGGGCTTACTTGGCTCATTTCGGTTACACATCACTGCGGGACATAAAGCCGAAGAATGACTCCGGGGAGGAGAAGGACGTGAAAGGAGGAAGGAACATGGGCTCCCCCTTGTGGAGGACGGTATTCACTGCCGGCTGCTTGTCTGTGG GTTCCCTTGTGGTAATTGCCGGTCTGCTGTTCTCCCGCCGATCTGTGAATGCTGTGACTCTACATGCAGGAGGACAGAGAGTGACCATTGCCACAGCGGGAGTGTTTGGCCTTGGCTCGTCCTTCAACATCCCCTTGAGGCACGTGTCTTGCATGGCCCACCGCTCCGAGGTTCCAGCTATGATACCCTTGAAGGTTAAAGGTCGACCGCTGTACTACTTATTAGACAAGCAAGGACAGGTTTCCAACGCCAAGTTGTTTGATCTCACTGTGGGAGCCTATCGTACACTATGA